From the Diachasmimorpha longicaudata isolate KC_UGA_2023 chromosome 15, iyDiaLong2, whole genome shotgun sequence genome, the window GTTTGTTATTTTTACCGATCATTTTTGTACGTCTATCGACTGATTTGTGTCTATTATTAGTGACTCCAAAGGTTTTTTCGGTCGTGCATCGAGGCACGAAGGAATATTTGTTTATGTACATTATATTCAAGCATTTTCTACTCCACTTGTTCATGAAACCCAAGTCCTTTGAGTTATTCTCCCGCCAAACTTACTTCTATCGAGTGATTATACCGTCAGtttcattgaataaatcatttgttcatttgaataaatttattttgatttgcgattataaaaaatggattCACATTCAAGGTATGAAAATAGCTCCTCATGCAGGGCCTCTTTGTGACAGTTATCACAGATATCTGATACTTATTTTTATCGTAGGAAAATAAATCGGGGCTCCGGGGCCAGGCTTTCACGTCAGGATAACAGGAGGCTCCTCTGAGGGGGGTAATTCCGTTGTTTCTTGAGTCTGAATTATTTTACTCTCGATTATATTTCCGTAGGCGTCGACTTCGTCGATTGATATCAAAATATTGGAGATCACTGGCATTGATTTACCAACAGTGTCCTCAGTCTCTGTGTTTACTTTGAGGGCAACTTCGCTGTCGGTTTCTCCAGTGTCTTCGACAATCTCAAAGGTGGGAATTGTACAGTTGGAATTGAGctttattttgtaatttttcgcTTGATCAGAATTTTTCAGCTCATTTTCAGATCCATCGGCGTCGTCCTCGATGCCCTCGTATCTCACTCTCTGCAGTCTATAACAACCATCGTCCTCCCTCGTGTACTGAAATCTCTTGTGGCCATTGGGCCACTGGAGATTGTGCACCTCCACCAGGTGCTTCGTCAGGGTGTAACTCTTTCTGTATTTTATGGGACACTCGTGGCAGCAGTACCAACGCACCTCGGCGCTGTGGACACGCTCGATATGTCTGTCAAAAACATAAGCATTTTTGCAAGTGTAACTGCATCCCTCGtaattacagaaaaaattgggCCCATTCGTGTGGACCGTCATGTGTGAATCCAGATCTTGCTGAGACTTGGCCGAGTGCGAACAAAGTTGGCATGGAAATGGTCGTGCTGACACATGCCTGTAACGAATGTGCTTCACCAGACTCGCTGGGGACTCACAGCTCATGTCGCAAATTTTGCATTTATGATTGAAAACGTGGAACCTCATGTGTTCACGAAGAATCGTTTCTGTAGGATAGAATTTCGTGCAGTACGAGCACTGAAATCCCTGAActgtaaaaaaaagaatagaaaTTGTTGCGGAATTAATTACGTGGATAATTTGCTCTGATGTCCGAGAAAATTCAGTCAAGGAATGGATTTGTTCGAAATATAGCATTAGAATTTACTCTGCCTCACCTTCCAACGGAATTTGACGTCGGCAATGGTCATGAAATTTAGTATTAGAAGCAAAGACAGCCCCACAGTCGGGGCATGCAACGATTTTCTCCTTTGTATGGCACCTGATATGATCCTTGAGTTTGTAAAGACTGGGATAATTTCCCTTGCACCCCGTCCATTTGCAGCTCACTCCACCCTCGACTTTATTCCCCCGAGGATTGCTCTCCAGGTGCTGGATGATGTGGTACAAGAATAATTGGAAATTGTTGAACATCCTCAGGCATTCTTCCCACTGACATATTTGAGGAGACGAGATGTTGAAGATGTTGACTCCCAGATCTTCTCGATAACATTTCTGCAATTTCGAACGACAGAATTAATAATTTGAGAGCTCGTGTTCAACtactaattgaaaaatcggttTAAACACAAGCTGAGAATAAATAAGAATCTATTGAATCAGCTGATCCCCTGGATTCCCTTATTTGATTGAGAAGCATCAGTACATACTGGCAATTTAATTCTCCCTCTGATATTGGTCCCGATGCACTTGAGCTTCGTATGATAAGCATGGAAATTGACGTGTCGGGTAATCTCCGCAGAAATTCCATTCTCAAACGCACAATCATGCCACTGACAAACATAAACCTGATCTCCACTCTCAGTCAGCTTAATCTGCAAGTCAGGTACGTGACTGGCAACATGGCTGACAAAACGATCAATCGATGATGTTTTGAAAGTGCAATCTTTCCACTCGCAGATTAAATTCAGGACTTCCTTCTTCATCTGTATAGCGGTTCTCCTTCGTTTTCCTCCACACTCAGACACGGAATCAAATTCTGAATCGGTCTCGAAGCACTCGTCGAGGTCACATTCGGCTGGACGTTTGAAACTTGGCACCGGTGGCTGCAGGAGGGTAGCCTGGGATTTAACCCATATTTTGCATCTCTCCTGGCCTTCTTGGTCTGACATTAATTCCTTCATCGGGTCACTCatggttttttttcttgaggTGGGATTTATCTggagagaataattaatttaggaTGGAAGCAGATCTAGACGAAATGAGCAAGAGAAACAGAGAACAGAGGATGCCCTAATAATTTTTGTGCTCCAATGCTGTAGAAAACTAATACAAAATGAATTCTCGTGAATAATTATCTACTCCCTGTTCAAACTAACCGCCATTTTCCGTGCAACGCAgctcaaaataatttcatcaaaatttcctcagagacaataaaaaaatcagctaCTCAACATGAAATGGTAATTAGCTTTTACCAGCGACACACTTTGAGTTTCGATCAAAAACTGACAGAAATGATCTCTCCGTTTGTTATGATTTGTGAGGGGTCCGCCATGATGGTTTACCTGAGGGACAAAACCTAGTATTTCGTCACGCCTATTTCGCCACTCTTCCACTTAAAAAGCAGTTAATTCTCCTCCAAAACCGCTTAGCTTAATGTTGGTGatattaattgtttaaaaataaacaaatgagcACTCATAATAATGTGGAAATTAATGTACGAGAGAATGTTAACCCGGAGAAGTGCACTCACGTCGCATCCACACGCCACTGGCGGGATCTTCTTGACTCGAATGAATAGAACTCTCTCGACAATCTTCGCCCTGTCCTCTGGTTAGTGCTTTAGGTTCTCAAACGAATACTTTCTTCCATAAAACGGAtagcaataaataattatatcacTCACTAGCAGCTTAGATAACCTATATTCGGTTCATATTCTCCTTAATgaactgaaatttatttcttatcACAGGTCAGGGGAAATGTGGCGTCGCTGTGGTGCGAGTGTCTGGAAGTGCTGCCTTCGAGGCTCTCGCAAAAATGACTACCTTGAGGAATCCAGAGCCAAGACGAGCTTTGCTCAGGAAAATATATGATCCTGTCACGAGGGACGTAATTGATAAGGGATTATGCTTATGGTTTCCAGGTAGATGGATATTTaattagaatattttattgggtttttatttttttttaatgtgatttttattgttataaatTTGGGATGGTTGAGTATaggaaaatttgaagaaaatatgTCAATAACCTATAATAATGGCGGACTTATGCTCGAAATTCCAACAGTTTTCACTGGATTCCAGCTCCCAATTCATTCACCGGTGAAGACAGCGTTGAATTTCAAGTTCACGGTGGCTCAGCGATCCTCCATGCCATAATGTCAGCCCTGGGAAAGTTGAAATTCCGTCCAGCGGAGCCTGGGGAGTTCACAAAGCGTGCGTTCTACAACGGAAAATTGGATTTGACTGAAATCGAAGGTCTGGCAGACCTCATCCACGCGGAGACCGAGCAACAGAGGAAGCAGGCACTCCTCCAAGCAGATGGAAGCCTCAGCGAGCTTTACGACAGCTGGAGGGCTAGCCTCTCGAAAATTCTAGCCCACGTTGAGGCGTACATCGACTTCAGTGAGGATGACAACATCGAGGACAATGTCCTGGCAATTTGCAACCAGAGGATTGGGGAACTGATTGTACCGATCTCCAAACATCTTGCTGATGGTAGGAAGGGGGAGATCCTGAGGACTGGAGTGAGAACAGCCATCATAGGCCGGCCGAATGTTGGTAAGAGCAGTCTCATGAATTACCTGGTCCAGAGAAACGCTGTCATCGTAACTCCTATCGCTGGAACAACGAGAGATGTTGTGGAACTGAATGCTAATATCTGTGGATACCCTGTCATCTTGGCGGACACTGCAGGACTGGCTGAGAGTACTCAGGATGTCGTTGAATTAGAGGGAATCAAAAGGGCTAGGGCCTATGCTAAAGATGCGGATTTAGTTATCCTGATGGTGGACGCATCATCGTTTGTATCCAGTGGGTTGAGTCTTGGGGAATATGTCGACAATTATGTGAGGGGATTGGA encodes:
- the LOC135169550 gene encoding histone H4 transcription factor produces the protein MAINPTSRKKTMSDPMKELMSDQEGQERCKIWVKSQATLLQPPVPSFKRPAECDLDECFETDSEFDSVSECGGKRRRTAIQMKKEVLNLICEWKDCTFKTSSIDRFVSHVASHVPDLQIKLTESGDQVYVCQWHDCAFENGISAEITRHVNFHAYHTKLKCIGTNIRGRIKLPKCYREDLGVNIFNISSPQICQWEECLRMFNNFQLFLYHIIQHLESNPRGNKVEGGVSCKWTGCKGNYPSLYKLKDHIRCHTKEKIVACPDCGAVFASNTKFHDHCRRQIPLEVQGFQCSYCTKFYPTETILREHMRFHVFNHKCKICDMSCESPASLVKHIRYRHVSARPFPCQLCSHSAKSQQDLDSHMTVHTNGPNFFCNYEGCSYTCKNAYVFDRHIERVHSAEVRWYCCHECPIKYRKSYTLTKHLVEVHNLQWPNGHKRFQYTREDDGCYRLQRVRYEGIEDDADGSENELKNSDQAKNYKIKLNSNCTIPTFEIVEDTGETDSEVALKVNTETEDTVGKSMPVISNILISIDEVDAYGNIIESKIIQTQETTELPPSEEPPVILT
- the LOC135169553 gene encoding tRNA modification GTPase GTPBP3, mitochondrial isoform X2; amino-acid sequence: MLMVSSFHWIPAPNSFTGEDSVEFQVHGGSAILHAIMSALGKLKFRPAEPGEFTKRAFYNGKLDLTEIEGLADLIHAETEQQRKQALLQADGSLSELYDSWRASLSKILAHVEAYIDFSEDDNIEDNVLAICNQRIGELIVPISKHLADGRKGEILRTGVRTAIIGRPNVGKSSLMNYLVQRNAVIVTPIAGTTRDVVELNANICGYPVILADTAGLAESTQDVVELEGIKRARAYAKDADLVILMVDASSFVSSGLSLGEYVDNYVRGLEMEEIILGDGELLRNCLVVVNKTDLIEEKVKGMLRSFEAVPISCAKEEGFEELMESLENKFQRICGNPSRESPTISQARHRTHLINCLEYLELYLEISSREEYDMVIAAQQIRNAMRELGKITGHISTEEILDIIFTSFCIGK
- the LOC135169553 gene encoding tRNA modification GTPase GTPBP3, mitochondrial isoform X1 — translated: MWKLMYERMLTRRSALTSHPHATGGIFLTRMNRTLSTIFALSSGQGKCGVAVVRVSGSAAFEALAKMTTLRNPEPRRALLRKIYDPVTRDVIDKGLCLWFPAPNSFTGEDSVEFQVHGGSAILHAIMSALGKLKFRPAEPGEFTKRAFYNGKLDLTEIEGLADLIHAETEQQRKQALLQADGSLSELYDSWRASLSKILAHVEAYIDFSEDDNIEDNVLAICNQRIGELIVPISKHLADGRKGEILRTGVRTAIIGRPNVGKSSLMNYLVQRNAVIVTPIAGTTRDVVELNANICGYPVILADTAGLAESTQDVVELEGIKRARAYAKDADLVILMVDASSFVSSGLSLGEYVDNYVRGLEMEEIILGDGELLRNCLVVVNKTDLIEEKVKGMLRSFEAVPISCAKEEGFEELMESLENKFQRICGNPSRESPTISQARHRTHLINCLEYLELYLEISSREEYDMVIAAQQIRNAMRELGKITGHISTEEILDIIFTSFCIGK